One Candidatus Neomarinimicrobiota bacterium genomic window, CGTCCCATTTCCTTGGCCACACTTTTAGACAAGCCAATCACACCAGCTTTGGCAGCAGCATAATTCGATTGGCCAAACTTTCCCCGGAGGGCGTTAATGGACGAAATGGTAATGATTCGGCCAGATTTCTTTTCCCTGAAAGTGGGAGCTGCGGCCCGAATATAGTTGAAAACACCTTTTAAATCAGTAGCAATGACTTCGTCCCACATTGTTTCTGTCATTTTCCAAATTACCCTATCCTGATTGGCGCCGGCATTATTCACCAGAATATCCAAGGTTCCAAATTTTTCAATGACCTGGTCTACTATTTCTTGAGCTTTAGCATAATCTGCCATATCTGCCTGAAAATATATACCCTTCACGCCCATTGATTCTATTTCTGCAAGAACTGTTTCCGCCCCTTCCTTATTGCTGTGATATGTGAAAGCGACATTCGCACCTTCTCCTGCTAGACTCTGAACGATGGCTGTACCAATCCCGGAGCTTCCCCCAGTTACTAATGCTGTCTTTCCTTCCAAGCGTTTGCTCATAAAATCTCCATAATTTTCCTGTTAGTTGTTTTTCCACCCTTTTTCTTTGTAATAATCCTTGACCATTCTATCAATATCTATCGTCGTCCCCTTCGCCGGTCCATCTGGAATGGGGTAATCCACAAAGCGGGCAGGAAGAGTGTCATCTTCTGGTTGGAGGCCTTCGCGAATGTTGAATTCTCTTTCGACTTGGCTGACATAGGAACAGATTTCCCAAAGTTGTTGCGCCTTTATATCACGCCCTAGCAGCCCTGAGTAAGCCTCTGCTGCGAAATCAAAGCCGATGACATCCACCATACAACAGGAAATATTCTTGCAAAGAGTCATGCTGTCAGAAAGAATCCCCATATGTTCGGCATAGTTAACCAATACCCCTTTCCCCTCCTCTTTTAATCTATGGGCCGCATCCCGGTTTCCTGTACGCTTCAGAGCCAATTCCTCATCTCCTGTCAATTCAATAGACGGTTCGCCGCGATAGTGATCTCCGCCCCGGGAATTGACAGCATTCATGAGAGCATATCCCTTAATCCCCCGGGGATCAGCAGAAAACAGTTCTAACCCCTTCACTTCGGCTGTCAGTTTTTGCGCTTCTTCACCAAATTGCTTTGCTGCACGCTTTGTCCCTTCCGCCAACAGGTCACCTATTCCCTCCCTGTGAGCAACCATTTCAGGGAGTCGAAGCAGGGCTTCCTTCGAACCCCAAGATAGATCTATATCGCCAACCTCCGCATCCGATACTATTCCTTCGTGTCTGCATTCCATAAGCCAAGCGATGACTTCTCCCATACTGATGCAGTCGAGCCCAAGCCTATTGACTGTATTGGATACAGCTACAGCCAGTTCCAAATCGGGATTTCCACATTTAACGGTAAATCCCGCCTGGGCCTCATACTCTGGGCCTTCTCCTTCATTATACTTTGTATATGTGTAGCGAGAACAATAGATATTGCAGTTATAGCACGATTTCGCTTTTACGACATGTTCGCAGCGTAGAGCCGTACCATTGACTTTTTTTAGGTCATCAAAAAGAGCTGTTCTGTAGTGATAAGCTGGTAACACGCCCATCTCTGCTAGTTCATCCATGATTTTTGTTGTTCCAAACTTATGCCGGTCTTCAAACTCATCGTTCTCTTCAATCCTCTGTTTGAACTGTTCGCATGTATTCTTGAACCGTTTTGGATCTACGGCTGTTACTGGCTTACTACCCCGGACAACAATAGCTTTGAGTTTCTTCGACCCCATAACTGCCCCCATTCCTGTCCGACCGGCAGCCCGAGCGAGATTGCAGGAAATTATTGAGTATCGAACTAGGTTCTCTCCGGCGGGACCAATGGCGGCAACCTGGAGATCAGGATCGTGAAGTTCATCTTGAAGCTGGACGGTTGTCTCTGTGATGTCCAGGCCCACCAAGTGTGAAGCGTCACGGAGTTCTACTTTGTCATCGTCGATAAAAAGATAAGTCCACCTGTCTGAAGCTCCTGTGAAAACAATTTGTTGATAACCGGCCCACCGTAGCTCCGGGGCGAAAAATCCTCTGGCTCCCGAATCTCCTAGAATCCCCGTAAGTGGACTCTTGGCGCTGGCGATAAATCGGCAGGTTCCGATCAATTCGCTTCCTGTAAGTGGTCCCACTGCAATACAAAGAATATTCTCTGGCCCCAGTGGATCTAT contains:
- a CDS encoding SDR family NAD(P)-dependent oxidoreductase, whose amino-acid sequence is MSKRLEGKTALVTGGSSGIGTAIVQSLAGEGANVAFTYHSNKEGAETVLAEIESMGVKGIYFQADMADYAKAQEIVDQVIEKFGTLDILVNNAGANQDRVIWKMTETMWDEVIATDLKGVFNYIRAAAPTFREKKSGRIITISSINALRGKFGQSNYAAAKAGVIGLSKSVAKEMGR
- a CDS encoding aldehyde ferredoxin oxidoreductase family protein, which translates into the protein MEGWLEGRFVSICRGTSLRVDLTYGKVEKSQTPDNGIGGRTWNSITLMNELKPGIDPLGPENILCIAVGPLTGSELIGTCRFIASAKSPLTGILGDSGARGFFAPELRWAGYQQIVFTGASDRWTYLFIDDDKVELRDASHLVGLDITETTVQLQDELHDPDLQVAAIGPAGENLVRYSIISCNLARAAGRTGMGAVMGSKKLKAIVVRGSKPVTAVDPKRFKNTCEQFKQRIEENDEFEDRHKFGTTKIMDELAEMGVLPAYHYRTALFDDLKKVNGTALRCEHVVKAKSCYNCNIYCSRYTYTKYNEGEGPEYEAQAGFTVKCGNPDLELAVAVSNTVNRLGLDCISMGEVIAWLMECRHEGIVSDAEVGDIDLSWGSKEALLRLPEMVAHREGIGDLLAEGTKRAAKQFGEEAQKLTAEVKGLELFSADPRGIKGYALMNAVNSRGGDHYRGEPSIELTGDEELALKRTGNRDAAHRLKEEGKGVLVNYAEHMGILSDSMTLCKNISCCMVDVIGFDFAAEAYSGLLGRDIKAQQLWEICSYVSQVEREFNIREGLQPEDDTLPARFVDYPIPDGPAKGTTIDIDRMVKDYYKEKGWKNN